The following are from one region of the Endozoicomonas sp. 4G genome:
- a CDS encoding type-F conjugative transfer system secretin TraK, which translates to MNKALVVAVCLYCSLTLAAAPVKLQVLPGQQQPVTLSRLHLNRIVTPFSAPQIRTIDQADIRIEGSVIYLSSQQEEPFVVYITPHDNEAHALSLLVTPLDVPPKEIQLSLSKQWQQKINHNKAVAKRFEEASDYQQAITEVLSKLVKGQIPEGYELSVLHQSDVQHCQQDGLIFDFSKGQQVQGHHFSVLVGTARNTTEKPLRFHEKNCQGSHTAAVAMWPNNTLHPGQRRELFILLNTPDYEAAPTVRPSLLTY; encoded by the coding sequence ATGAACAAAGCGCTTGTTGTTGCTGTCTGTTTGTACTGCTCATTGACTCTGGCAGCTGCGCCGGTGAAGTTGCAGGTATTACCGGGTCAGCAGCAACCTGTAACCCTCAGTCGTTTACATCTGAACCGGATTGTTACGCCTTTTTCGGCCCCCCAGATTCGCACTATTGATCAGGCAGACATTCGGATTGAAGGTTCAGTGATTTATCTCTCTTCCCAGCAAGAAGAACCCTTTGTCGTGTATATCACCCCTCACGATAACGAAGCTCATGCCCTTTCTTTACTGGTAACGCCGCTGGATGTTCCTCCCAAAGAAATCCAGCTGTCACTATCTAAACAATGGCAGCAAAAAATCAACCATAACAAGGCAGTAGCAAAACGATTTGAAGAAGCCTCTGACTATCAGCAGGCTATCACGGAAGTGCTTTCTAAGCTGGTGAAGGGACAGATACCGGAAGGTTATGAACTGAGTGTTTTGCACCAATCCGATGTTCAGCATTGCCAGCAGGACGGCCTGATATTTGATTTCTCCAAAGGCCAGCAGGTTCAGGGGCATCATTTCAGTGTTCTGGTGGGCACAGCCCGCAATACCACTGAAAAGCCGCTTAGGTTCCATGAAAAAAATTGTCAGGGCAGCCATACCGCTGCTGTCGCAATGTGGCCGAACAACACTCTGCATCCCGGCCAGCGCAGGGAGCTGTTTATTCTTCTGAATACCCCTGATTATGAAGCGGCTCCCACAGTGCGCCCTTCCCTGCTGACTTATTAA
- a CDS encoding type IV conjugative transfer system protein TraE, with product MTIQDYLRRLKQCRQQLCVDRLILLLLVLTNALLLIHCLNRKPAVELSLPFMDGQVGIQSGEASQAYYKWWGLSLAELLGNLNPQNLSFVESRLQSLLSPNLYRQVHETLNRQFHQLREDNVSLSFEPLQLEFDENTHEVRVTGNSALSSGHQHLSGQKTFTFQFSLIRYRPVLAAIRIDSDLK from the coding sequence ATGACCATTCAAGACTATCTGCGCCGTTTGAAACAATGTCGGCAACAGCTCTGTGTGGACAGGTTGATTCTGCTGCTATTGGTGCTGACCAATGCACTATTGCTGATCCACTGTCTGAATCGCAAACCGGCGGTTGAACTGAGCTTGCCGTTTATGGACGGACAGGTTGGCATTCAGTCAGGTGAAGCTTCGCAGGCCTATTACAAATGGTGGGGTCTGTCTCTGGCTGAGCTGCTGGGCAATCTGAATCCACAGAATCTGTCGTTTGTTGAATCCAGGCTGCAAAGTCTGCTCTCACCCAATCTGTACCGGCAAGTCCATGAAACATTAAATCGACAGTTCCATCAGTTACGGGAAGATAATGTTTCCCTGAGCTTTGAACCATTGCAGCTTGAATTTGATGAAAACACCCATGAGGTCAGGGTGACGGGTAACAGTGCCCTCTCGTCAGGCCATCAGCACCTGTCTGGGCAGAAGACTTTTACCTTTCAGTTCAGCCTGATCCGTTATCGGCCTGTCCTTGCTGCTATCAGGATTGATTCTGATCTGAAGTAA
- the traL gene encoding type IV conjugative transfer system protein TraL has protein sequence MSLLLEIPRTINDPIQFLFWSLDEIYPVAVGLIWGIWFDQLLLGMFLSWMAIRVYRRFRDRHPDGHLSHRLYWLGFYFVKARTLPNPYVRVFYPSRK, from the coding sequence GTGAGTTTACTATTGGAAATCCCCCGCACCATCAACGACCCCATCCAGTTCCTGTTCTGGTCTCTGGATGAAATCTACCCGGTAGCCGTGGGCCTGATCTGGGGTATCTGGTTTGATCAGCTGTTACTGGGCATGTTCCTGAGCTGGATGGCGATTCGTGTCTATCGCCGGTTTCGAGATCGTCACCCTGACGGGCACCTGAGCCACCGGCTTTACTGGCTGGGGTTTTATTTTGTGAAAGCCAGAACCTTGCCTAATCCTTATGTCCGGGTCTTTTACCCTTCCCGAAAATGA